A genomic stretch from Algoriphagus halophilus includes:
- a CDS encoding AEC family transporter, translated as MSIALQKTCSLLLLILIGFLLKNRLVKDEHKKGLKTIILDLALPAMIFVALLKIEVDSELMFLPLLILVWNVTMLLTSKFTLPLLGFSKDSAEMRTWLLMIPSLAPGLSCFPFLLEYLGEDALAWGALADIGNKVYVLIFSYLLAMSWYYKHMGLGSRSNGQKVKELILSMFQEPINLVILVALLLLSFGLRLENLPGFISESILMLKDVMTPLVLLFIGVSVILKREQIQSIASVLILRAGFSLVLSAGFIALVDLPSEAAVLLAVVFPLSACSFWPFAHMSAVRHLERDKEIEVEHGTFDLGLGINILAVSLPMSTVLILGVFSSGSYFTVPLHVLTVGSVMILVPLIPRVFSWIRNLEFTIPFLDQKELKDSSAESRS; from the coding sequence ATGTCCATCGCCTTACAAAAAACATGTTCGCTTTTACTGCTTATCCTAATCGGGTTCCTGTTGAAAAACAGGCTGGTAAAAGATGAACATAAAAAAGGCCTTAAAACGATTATTCTTGACTTGGCATTACCTGCCATGATCTTTGTTGCCTTATTAAAAATAGAGGTTGATTCAGAGTTGATGTTTCTCCCTCTATTGATTCTAGTATGGAATGTGACCATGCTTTTAACCAGTAAGTTCACCTTGCCATTACTTGGGTTCTCAAAAGATAGTGCCGAGATGCGGACTTGGTTGTTGATGATTCCATCCCTGGCCCCGGGATTGTCCTGTTTCCCGTTTTTACTGGAATATCTTGGAGAGGATGCCTTGGCCTGGGGCGCCTTGGCAGATATTGGAAACAAAGTATATGTATTGATCTTTTCTTACCTCCTGGCCATGAGCTGGTATTACAAGCACATGGGATTGGGATCCCGGTCCAACGGGCAAAAAGTAAAAGAATTGATTCTATCCATGTTTCAGGAGCCGATCAACTTGGTGATCTTGGTAGCCTTACTATTGCTTTCTTTTGGCCTGAGACTGGAGAACCTTCCTGGTTTTATCAGTGAATCTATTCTGATGTTGAAAGATGTGATGACTCCCCTGGTACTGCTATTCATAGGGGTTTCGGTAATCCTGAAGAGAGAACAGATCCAGTCCATCGCCTCTGTATTGATCTTAAGAGCAGGCTTTAGCTTGGTCCTGAGTGCCGGATTTATTGCATTGGTGGATTTGCCAAGTGAAGCGGCCGTATTATTAGCGGTGGTATTCCCTCTTTCGGCTTGTTCTTTTTGGCCCTTTGCACATATGTCGGCCGTACGTCACCTGGAAAGGGATAAGGAGATCGAGGTTGAACATGGGACCTTTGACCTGGGGTTGGGGATCAATATTCTGGCGGTTTCCTTGCCAATGAGCACGGTGTTGATTCTGGGAGTGTTCAGCTCTGGTAGTTATTTCACCGTTCCCTTACATGTATTGACTGTAGGAAGCGTCATGATTTTGGTTCCATTGATTCCCAGAGTATTCTCTTGGATAAGAAATTTAGAATTTACCATTCCTTTTTTAGATCAAAAGGAATTGAAAGACAGTTCTGCTGAAAGCAGATCATAA
- a CDS encoding alpha/beta fold hydrolase, translating into MMVWIKRIGKVILTLLLALVFFLLLLYRNDISREEVDQKYATPQSHFINVNGQNVHVRIMGEGDPILLLHGSFSSLHTWESWQEELSPYFMTISLDFPGHGLTGPDDLQRYSIKDYSHLALTLAENLGLDKFHVAGNSMGGAVALQMASTRPDKVLSLNLIDASGAPMPSIRSLDEEEESQGQGLIFRLTSNPIFSKLLLKCTPKFLFAMNMKEVYFDSDKITSDKIDRYYELMLRDGNRQATLDRLSIPREYDFDFDVVKMPTLIMWGKEDKWIPLKQAYLIENAIPGSHLVVFEEAGHVPMEELPTETVAEYLSFLGVEIRKDYIKGPNYLTHVY; encoded by the coding sequence ATGATGGTTTGGATAAAAAGAATCGGAAAAGTAATTCTTACCCTGCTGTTGGCATTGGTGTTCTTTTTATTGCTTTTATATAGAAATGACATTTCCCGTGAGGAAGTGGATCAAAAGTATGCCACCCCTCAATCCCACTTTATCAATGTAAACGGTCAAAATGTCCATGTACGAATCATGGGGGAAGGGGATCCTATCCTGTTACTTCATGGGAGCTTTTCCTCCCTCCATACCTGGGAAAGTTGGCAGGAGGAATTAAGCCCTTATTTTATGACCATTTCCCTTGATTTTCCTGGCCATGGGTTGACAGGACCTGATGACTTACAACGTTATTCGATTAAAGATTACAGCCATTTGGCCCTGACCTTAGCAGAGAACTTAGGGCTGGATAAATTCCATGTCGCGGGTAATTCTATGGGAGGGGCTGTGGCCTTACAAATGGCCTCGACCAGGCCCGATAAAGTGTTGAGCCTGAACTTGATTGATGCTTCAGGAGCTCCTATGCCTTCTATCCGGAGTCTGGATGAGGAGGAAGAAAGTCAAGGTCAAGGATTGATTTTCAGGCTGACTTCCAATCCTATTTTTTCAAAACTATTGCTGAAATGTACCCCCAAGTTCCTCTTTGCCATGAACATGAAAGAGGTGTATTTTGATTCTGATAAAATCACCAGTGATAAAATTGACCGGTACTATGAGCTGATGCTTCGGGATGGAAACAGGCAGGCTACTTTGGACCGTTTGTCCATCCCCAGGGAATATGATTTTGACTTCGATGTGGTCAAAATGCCTACGCTGATCATGTGGGGAAAAGAAGATAAATGGATCCCGTTAAAACAAGCATACCTCATCGAAAATGCAATTCCCGGTTCCCATTTAGTGGTATTTGAGGAAGCGGGGCATGTTCCAATGGAAGAATTACCGACCGAAACTGTCGCAGAATATCTATCGTTTTTGGGGGTAGAAATCAGGAAGGACTACATTAAGGGGCCAAATTACTTAACCCATGTCTACTGA
- the ypfJ gene encoding KPN_02809 family neutral zinc metallopeptidase, protein MKWQGKRQSSNIDDRRGKSGSGMGGGGFNPLLIGPLLKILFSKTGLIIVGILVVFSIATGTNPLTFIGGMMNGGGQGFATESTYEPTAEEELLKEFSATILANTEEVWNRELENYRNPTLVLFTNAVSSACGNASAATGPFYCPADEKLYLDLSFFEDMERKLNAPGDFAQAYVIAHEVGHHIQKIMGITDEVHQLRGQLSEKEYNQYSVRLELQADFLAGVWAHHSQESMDWLDAGDLEEALNAANAIGDDRLQRQSGGRVVPDSFTHGTSAQRMRWFKKGFDTGDLSQGDTFSATDL, encoded by the coding sequence ATGAAATGGCAAGGAAAAAGACAAAGCTCCAATATAGATGACAGAAGGGGAAAAAGTGGTTCAGGAATGGGGGGAGGAGGATTCAATCCACTTCTGATCGGCCCTCTGTTAAAAATACTTTTTTCAAAGACCGGCTTAATCATCGTGGGGATCCTGGTGGTATTTTCCATTGCAACAGGAACCAACCCCTTGACTTTTATTGGAGGGATGATGAATGGGGGAGGTCAGGGATTTGCCACAGAAAGCACGTATGAGCCCACAGCGGAAGAGGAATTGTTGAAAGAGTTCAGTGCCACGATTTTGGCCAATACAGAGGAAGTATGGAACCGGGAATTGGAAAATTACCGTAACCCCACCCTGGTGTTGTTCACGAATGCTGTTTCATCTGCCTGTGGAAATGCTTCTGCTGCAACCGGCCCCTTTTATTGCCCGGCAGATGAGAAGCTATACCTGGATTTAAGTTTTTTTGAGGATATGGAGCGAAAATTAAATGCCCCGGGTGATTTTGCCCAAGCTTACGTGATCGCTCATGAAGTAGGACACCATATCCAAAAAATAATGGGGATCACCGATGAGGTCCACCAATTGAGAGGTCAACTAAGCGAGAAGGAATACAATCAATATTCCGTTAGATTGGAACTCCAGGCTGATTTTCTGGCGGGAGTATGGGCGCATCATAGCCAGGAATCCATGGACTGGTTGGATGCAGGTGATTTGGAGGAAGCCCTCAATGCCGCCAATGCGATAGGGGATGACCGATTACAGAGACAATCGGGAGGAAGAGTTGTTCCGGATTCCTTCACCCATGGCACCTCGGCCCAGCGGATGAGATGGTTTAAGAAAGGATTTGATACCGGGGATTTATCCCAAGGGGATACCTTCAGTGCTACGGACTTATAA
- a CDS encoding 3-keto-disaccharide hydrolase, which produces MAILLIVAISISAYAQTGVGVKPIKGAKLLLDGTEKMLHKNWEYWEGPRFSSTLPIKWPATTDPVDGGPVISSNDPAGAGGKYGAADIVTKTKYRDFRAHVEFFVKDPGGNSGVYLQNRYEIQILDGDNTNHGMAAIINEKTPSTDAYNGTGKWNAYDIVFKAARFENGVLTEKARTTIYFNGVKIHEDEPIQQVWGGPNSGIDGGNDGGKGITDTPGGLKLQAEGHDVFYRNIWIKKLDLDGKSTDF; this is translated from the coding sequence ATGGCAATACTCCTGATAGTTGCCATTTCAATTTCTGCTTATGCCCAAACAGGAGTTGGGGTCAAGCCCATTAAAGGGGCAAAACTTTTACTGGACGGCACCGAAAAAATGTTGCATAAAAACTGGGAATACTGGGAAGGTCCTAGGTTTTCCAGTACCCTGCCCATCAAATGGCCTGCTACCACGGATCCAGTAGACGGAGGACCAGTCATCAGCAGCAACGACCCTGCCGGTGCTGGAGGAAAATACGGAGCTGCCGATATCGTGACGAAAACCAAATACAGGGATTTCAGGGCACATGTGGAGTTTTTTGTAAAAGATCCAGGAGGAAACAGCGGGGTATATTTGCAGAACAGGTATGAAATCCAAATTCTTGACGGAGACAATACCAATCATGGAATGGCGGCCATCATCAATGAAAAAACACCATCTACTGATGCCTACAACGGTACAGGGAAATGGAATGCATATGACATTGTCTTCAAAGCGGCAAGATTTGAAAATGGCGTGTTGACAGAAAAGGCCAGAACCACCATTTATTTCAATGGCGTCAAAATCCATGAAGACGAACCCATCCAACAAGTGTGGGGAGGCCCCAATTCTGGCATCGACGGAGGAAATGACGGAGGGAAAGGAATTACTGACACTCCGGGAGGCTTAAAGCTACAGGCAGAGGGACATGATGTTTTTTATAGAAATATCTGGATCAAAAAATTGGATTTAGATGGAAAAAGTACCGATTTCTAA
- a CDS encoding Nramp family divalent metal transporter — MSISRFFKNLGPGPVIAAAFIGPGTVTVCTLAGVNFGYSLLWALILSICATLALQEISGRIGISTGQDLSQLLRNSKSNTFFKLISMVLVLLAIVLGNAAYESGNITGANLGLEIFWKAPTLQFGVFTLQTGNFLIGAVSLALLYVGNYKSLEKLFIALVILMSIAFTVTALLTKPDWSMVFKGFIPSWNNQEFLTIVSLIGTTVVPYNLFLYASLANKRWKKEEGISWMRKDIGISVILGGLVSMAILLVGASSMSTEVSNAMDVSKGLEPVFGATAKYLMGIGFMAAGLTSSLTAPLAAALVVCGIFGWDQDLKSKTMRISMSLVLILGLTFASFGIKPVQLITLSQLANGILLPLISGWIIWVGAQKSIMGNLQSSFRSNLVYLAIWIITLVLGLKSIGTVFGIW; from the coding sequence TTGTCTATTTCCCGATTTTTCAAAAACCTTGGTCCCGGACCGGTCATTGCCGCAGCATTCATTGGGCCAGGAACTGTAACGGTCTGCACCCTTGCCGGAGTAAATTTTGGGTACTCCCTGCTTTGGGCCTTGATTTTATCCATTTGTGCCACACTTGCACTCCAGGAAATTTCCGGAAGAATAGGCATCAGTACAGGACAAGATTTGAGCCAATTGCTACGAAACAGCAAATCCAATACTTTTTTTAAACTTATTTCTATGGTTTTAGTTTTGTTGGCCATCGTATTGGGGAATGCTGCCTACGAATCAGGAAATATTACCGGTGCCAATTTAGGACTGGAAATATTTTGGAAAGCTCCCACCCTGCAGTTTGGAGTATTCACGCTACAGACCGGGAATTTTCTAATCGGAGCCGTTTCGTTGGCACTCTTGTATGTAGGAAACTACAAAAGTCTCGAGAAGTTATTCATTGCGCTGGTCATTTTAATGTCCATTGCTTTCACGGTAACGGCCCTACTTACGAAACCAGATTGGTCTATGGTTTTCAAAGGGTTTATTCCCAGCTGGAACAACCAGGAATTCCTGACCATCGTTTCTTTGATAGGGACTACCGTGGTCCCTTACAATCTCTTTTTGTATGCCAGTCTAGCCAATAAAAGATGGAAAAAAGAAGAAGGGATCTCTTGGATGAGAAAGGATATCGGGATTTCTGTGATCTTGGGAGGTCTGGTTTCCATGGCCATACTTCTGGTAGGTGCAAGTAGCATGAGCACGGAAGTGAGCAATGCCATGGATGTTTCCAAAGGATTGGAACCCGTCTTTGGTGCCACTGCAAAATACCTGATGGGCATAGGCTTTATGGCCGCGGGTTTAACATCCTCGCTAACGGCCCCCTTAGCCGCTGCTTTGGTAGTTTGCGGGATATTTGGATGGGATCAGGATCTAAAATCCAAAACCATGAGGATCTCCATGAGCTTGGTCCTGATACTAGGTTTGACCTTTGCCTCCTTTGGAATCAAACCGGTCCAACTAATCACCTTGTCCCAATTGGCAAACGGGATTTTATTACCACTGATCAGTGGATGGATTATCTGGGTCGGTGCTCAAAAATCCATCATGGGAAACCTCCAGAGCAGCTTCAGAAGCAATCTTGTATACCTGGCCATTTGGATCATCACCCTGGTCCTTGGGCTAAAAAGTATCGGAACAGTTTTCGGGATCTGGTAA